A genomic window from Fusarium falciforme chromosome 2, complete sequence includes:
- a CDS encoding Nicotinamide-nucleotide adenylyltransferase — MTSDYSFVKEHTPEGYVFPAHRLQRMCDPRAQPLVLVACGSFSPITFLHLRMFPMARDHARNEGFEVVAGVLSPVSDAYVKKGLAPAHHRIEMCRLATENSSKWLMVDPWEAESPTYIPTARVLDHFDYEINEVMGGIECSDGTRKRARIVLLAGLDLIQTMSTPGVWGERDLDHILSNYGVFALERSGTEIDSALANLKQWEHNIHIIRQVVTNDISSTKVRLLLKRDMSIDYLIPDEVISYIYEHNLYRDLDNPDAKGKDKADKKAIAGPSTG, encoded by the exons ATGACCAGCGACTATTCTTTCGTCAAGGAGCATACCCCCGAGGGATATGTCTTCCCTGCGCATCGACTCCAGCGCATGTGCGATCCTCGCGCACAACCGTTGGTCCTTGTCGCATGTGGCTCAT TTTCGCCAATTACTTTTC TGCACTTGAGAATGTTCCCCATGGCTAGAGACCATGCTCGGAATGAGG GATTCGAGGTTGTCGCAGGAGTTCTGAGTCCTG TGTCCGATGCATACGTCAAGAAAGGACTGGCCCCAGCACACCACCGTATCGAAATGTGTAGGCTTGCTACTGAGAACTCGTCCAAGTGGTTGATGGTGGACCCATGGGAAGCCGAGAGTCCGACTTATATCCCTACTGCCCGAGTGCTCGACCATTTCGATTACGAGATCAACGAGGTCATGGGTGGCATTGAATGCAGCGACGGAACACGAAAGCGTGCGCGAATCGTCCTCCTGGCAGGCCTGGACCTGATCCAGACCATGTCAACTCCAGGCGTCTGGGGCGAGCGCGACCTCGACCATATTCTTAGCAACTACGGCGTCTTTGCTCTGGAGCGTTCCGGTACTGAAATTGACTCGGCCCTGGCAAACCTCAAGCAGTGGGAACACAATATCCATATCATCCGCCAG GTTGTTACAAACGATATTAGCAGCACCAAGGTCCGACTGCTCCTTAAGCGCGATATGAGCATTGATTACCT AATTCCCGACGAGGTCATCAGCTACATTTACGAACACAACCTGTACCGCGACCTCGACAATCCTgacgccaagggcaaggacaaggccgacAAGAAGGCGATAGCTGGTCCAAGCACCGGCTGA
- a CDS encoding FAD-binding FR-type domain-containing protein: MPSAVSDFHPGERAMHQLLKVPRQGNPTIPGLPMRYGMRVMQSSLVALGTLDKDGQPWTTIWGGERGFARPVAENVLAFNSAVDTKNDPVFKAFWDGIDEDGIQQGAINKPNDGQGKGMAGLAIDLETRDRVKLAGNMIAGATVDGGKAVQMAMAVTESLGNCPKYLNKKDVVLNEMEPELVSETLQLPKEALNLIASADMLFLSSTNGETMDTNHRGGSPGFIRVIKNEPDELELIYPEFSGNRLYQTLGNFKVNPLVGIAIPDFDTADVLYLTGKASVLVGDEASSLLARTHLAVKISVTGAKFVKSGLPFRGSLGQYSPYNPPVRHLLSEHDSHISASSLKTISASLTKREVLTPSINRFTFELSSEEPIPSWHSGQYITLNFESEVSGGYSHMADHDPQSINDDYIRTFTVSSPPDRKEIQITARKHGPVTGFLWRHNLRVPLEIPVVGFGGEEGFRIPLTPQASKSIFIAAGVGITPLLAQAPAVLERGIPLQLFWSLRFEDLPLAVDTFSKIPDLANVTKLFITGQPGNMELLDQVKRAGAEVDERRMSKADAEQLKGQDARFFLCTGPALLSALEEWLQGEKVVWEDFGY; the protein is encoded by the exons ATGCCCTCCGCAGTTTCTGATTTCCACCCAGGCGAGCGTGCTATGCACCAGCTTCTCAAAGTCCCGCGACAGGGCAACCCTACGATTCCGGGTCTGCCCATGCGTTACGGGATGAGAGTGATGCAGTCTTCTCTTGTCGCCCTGGGAACCCTCGACAAAGACGGCCAACCATGGACGACAATCTGGGGCGGTGAGCGTGGATTCGCAAGACCGGTTGCCGAGAATGTACTGGCATTCAACAGTGCTGTCGATACCAAGAACGATCCGGTTTTTAAGGCTTTCTGGGATGGAattgatgaagatggcataCAGCAAGGTGCCATCAACAAGCCGAATGACGGCCAAGGCAAAGGAATGGCTGGACTGGCAATTGACCTCGAGACAAGAGACCGCGTGAAACTGGCTGGCAACATGATTGCCGGTGCTACAGTGGACGGCGGCAAGGCAGTCCAGATGGCCATGGCTGTCACCGAGAGCTTGGGCAACTGTCCCAAGTATCTCAACAAGAAGGATGTCGTCTTGAATGAGATGGAGCCGGAACTTGTATCGGAAACACTGCAGCTGCCGAAGGAGGCGTTAAATTTGATTGCTTCTGCGGATATGCTTTTCTTGTCGAGTACCAACGGAGAGACTATGGACACAAATCATCGCGGTGGAAGCCCTGGTTTCATCAGGGTGATCAAGAATGAGCCGGATGAGCTCGAGTTGATTTACCCAGAAT TCTCTGGAAACAGACTATACCAAACCCTGGGAAACTTCAAGGTTAATCCCTTGGTGGGCATTGCGATCCCCGACTTTGACACTGCAGACGTCCTTTACCTCACGGGAAAGGCTTCAGTGCTGGTCGGCGATGAGGCGTCGTCTCTCCTCGCAAGAACCCACCTCGCCGTCAAGATATCCGTCACAGGTGCCAAGTTTGTCAAGTCCGGGCTCCCCTTTCGCGGGTCTCTGGGCCAATATTCACCATATAACCCACCTGTTCGCCATCTCCTGTCCGAGCACGACTCGCACATCTCAGCCAGCTCTCTGAAGACAATATCTGCAAGCTTGACCAAGCGTGAGGTCCTCACACCATCCATCAACCGATTCACCTTTGAGCTGTCTTCAGAGGAGCCGATACCAAGCTGGCACTCTGGGCAATACATCACACTCAACTTTGAATCCGAAGTGTCAGGTGGTTACAGCCACATGGCCGATCACGACCCTCAAAGCATCAACGACGATTATATACGGACCTTTACCGTATCGAGCCCCCCTGACAGGAAGGAGATCCAAATCACAGCCCGGAAGCATGGCCCAGTGACTGGCTTTCTGTGGAGGCACAATCTCCGCGTGCCGTTGGAAATTCCAGTCGTGGGCTTTGGCGGCGAAGAGGGCTTCCGTATCCCTCTGACGCCTCAAGCTTCAAAGTCAATCTTCATTGCTGCTGGCGTGGGAATAACCCCCCTGCTTGCACAAGCACCAGCAGTTCTCGAAAGAGGCATCCCTCTCCAACTCTTCTGGAGTCTCCGCTTCGAGGACTTGCCCCTCGCAGTCGACACCTTCTCCAAGATTCCAGATCTCGCAAACGTGACCAAGCTTTTCATCACGGGCCAGCCGGGGAACATGGAACTTCTTGATCAGGTAAAGCGGGCTGGCGCAGAGGTGGACGAGCGACGAATGAGCAAGGCCGATGCCGAACAGCTCAAGGGACAGGATGCACGTTTCTTTTTGTGTACTGGACCGGCCCTTTTGTCAGCACTCGAAGAGTGGCTTCAGGGGGAGAAGGTTGTGTGGGAAGACTTTGGGTATTGA
- a CDS encoding Protein kinase domain-containing protein — protein sequence MDHQHEPPLGGFHSGFEHPADSSKEPVFELVKEIGTNLWIAARRGDTRGEQFLASPSPFAIQPSEGFDQAHQEAKALHKLLSKHNQAYTIRQLLNHENLVSIVGSLEHQAFTKTQERDEQSSTQLLVWDFCDAANLTAVFQQYPTDDSSYYLPEPLCWHVLRSLTRAVAYLHDGKRLYFDANLSPDEMREWVSVDTDWFPILHRRIEPDNIYFQHPHGTEQYGQCKLGNFSNVAVTCHTVSDEDLSYEDQLARGMALATREGTVPLNHARGLFKMDPALISEGIRGYTLGDEMWSIGSVVFTMMTGLEVNYYCNMCGCSHVFFCKRDGCLEHDAADNGCRCLFGGCKHLSNDGCREEITRWTRCGHNCQKPKINVHTYMARARYTKILRTLVKELLLYDPQLGRNPWVRAVEFAQVVEEAYQGWKRDTEEGRDYVDLDDDMAARFRRAKNEAESFMDEDN from the exons ATGGATCACCAACACGAGCCCCCCCTCGGTGGATTTCATTCGGGTTTTGAACACCCAGCGGATTCATCCAAGGAGCCCGTTTTTGAGCTTGTCAAGGAGATCGGCACGAACCTCTGGATCGCCGCCAGACGAGGAGATACCCGTGGAGAGCAGTTCCTTGCGAGTCCCAGTCCATTCGCAATCCAGCCAAGCGAGGGCTTCGACCAAGCTCaccaggaggccaaggctttACACAAGTTGCTGTCTAAGCACAACCAGGCCTACACTATCCgccagcttctcaaccacGAGAATCTAGTTTCGATCGTCGGCTCCCTCGAGCATCAGGCCTTTACCAAGACCCAGGAACGAGACGAACAAAGCAGCACTCAGCTTCTTGTCTGGGACTTTTGTGATGCGGCCAATCTGACTGCCGTGTTTCAGCAGTATCCTACTGATGATTCGTCTTACTATCTTCCAGAACCCCTCTGTTGGCACGTCCTTCGATCGTTGACTCGAGCTGTGGCATATCTTCACGACGGCAAGCGACTCTACTTTGACGCCAACCTCTCACCGGATGAAATGAGAGAGTGGGTGTCTGTCGACACGGATTGGTTCCCTATTCTCCATCGCCGCATCGAGCCAGACAACATTTACTTCCAGCACCCTCATGGCACTGAACAATATGGTCAGTGTAAGCTAGGGAACTTTAGCAATGTGGCCGTGACATGCCATACTGTCAGCGATGAAGATCTCTCGTATGAAGATCAGCTCGCCCGTGGGATGGCATTAGCTACGCGGGAGGGAACTGTGCCACTGAACCACGCGCGAGGCTTGTTCAAGATGGACCCGGCGTTGATCTCGGAG GGAATTCGCGGCTACAcccttggtgatgagatGTGGTCCATCGGCTCCGTCGTCTTTACCATGATGACCGGCTTAGAGGTCAACTACTACTGCAACATGTGCGGCTGCTCACACGTCTTCTTTTGTAAACGAGATGGGTGTCTTGAGCATGATGCCGCGGATAATGGTTGCAGGTGCCTCTTTGGAGGCTGTAAGCACCTGAGCAATGATGGATGCCGTGAAGAAATCACTCGGTGGACTCGTTGCGGGCATAACTGTCAGAAACCCAAGATCAACGTCCACACTTACATGGCGCGAGCACGATACACCAAGATACTGCGCACTCTCGTCAAGGAGCTGCTTCTGTACGATCCTCAACTTGGTCGCAATCCATGGGTCAGAGCGGTTGAGTTCGCCcaggtggtggaggaggcgtATCAGGGGTGGAAGAGGGACACGGAGGAAGGAAGGGACTATGTTgatctcgacgacgacatggctGCGAGATTCAGACGTGCTAAGAATGAAGCCGAGTCTTTTATGGACGAGGATAACTAG